From the Kitasatospora viridis genome, one window contains:
- a CDS encoding TetR/AcrR family transcriptional regulator, with the protein MNGARETPPTRKWRRDPEWTRAALVEALLELVGEGAPEPTRKQIADRAGVSERTAFVHFTDREAMYEAAARRQAERWQALAEPVKPAWATRRKVAALLAQRARMYELMSPIRRVGLALEPDSPALRQVMAEGDRWFRDDLALIFAPELAESPGAAEPGGLLDALDAACSWATWEHLRARRGLTPDDAVRALGRTLLALLA; encoded by the coding sequence ATGAACGGTGCTCGTGAGACCCCGCCCACCCGCAAGTGGCGCCGGGACCCGGAGTGGACCCGCGCGGCGCTGGTGGAGGCGCTGCTGGAGCTGGTCGGCGAGGGCGCGCCGGAGCCGACCCGCAAGCAGATCGCCGACCGCGCGGGCGTCTCGGAGCGCACCGCCTTCGTGCACTTCACCGACCGCGAGGCGATGTACGAGGCGGCCGCGCGCCGCCAGGCCGAACGCTGGCAAGCCCTGGCCGAGCCAGTGAAGCCGGCCTGGGCGACCCGGCGCAAGGTCGCGGCGCTGCTCGCGCAACGCGCCCGGATGTACGAGCTGATGAGCCCGATCCGCCGGGTCGGCCTCGCCCTGGAGCCGGACTCCCCCGCGCTGCGCCAGGTGATGGCCGAGGGCGACCGGTGGTTCCGCGACGACCTGGCCCTGATCTTCGCGCCCGAACTGGCCGAGTCCCCCGGCGCGGCGGAGCCGGGCGGCCTGTTGGACGCGCTGGACGCGGCCTGCTCCTGGGCGACCTGGGAGCACCTGCGCGCCCGGCGCGGGCTGACCCCGGACGACGCGGTGCGGGCACTCGGCCGGACGCTGCTCGCGCTACTGGCCTGA
- a CDS encoding GNAT family N-acetyltransferase, translating into METRVIDNPEKSRFEIRDGAELAGFAEYHRSGSEIAFIHTEIDPAFGGRGLGGELARAALDAAREQQLDVLPYCPFIRGWITKHPEYADLVPASHRARFGL; encoded by the coding sequence ATGGAAACCCGCGTCATCGACAACCCCGAGAAGTCCCGCTTCGAGATCCGGGACGGTGCCGAACTCGCGGGCTTCGCCGAGTACCACCGCTCGGGCAGCGAGATCGCCTTCATCCACACCGAGATCGACCCGGCCTTCGGCGGCCGGGGCCTGGGCGGCGAGCTGGCCCGCGCCGCGCTCGACGCGGCCCGCGAGCAGCAGCTCGACGTGCTGCCGTACTGCCCGTTCATCCGGGGCTGGATCACCAAGCACCCCGAGTACGCCGACCTGGTGCCCGCCTCCCACCGCGCGCGCTTCGGCCTGTGA
- a CDS encoding DUF3159 domain-containing protein → MGGLRSRIGPALVLDAVLPPAAFLAGLAAAHGRPLPGVAAAVGAAVLLAALRLARREGVRAVAASTAFVLAAALAVRGSGRAVDFFLPELLLNAALALWFALSLALRRPATAAVLRLLRVRAEPRGQAAVTGVWLAFWCLHVAVETPLYLAGQVFWLGLTRIVLGPLLWLPVGWLSLRAARRHH, encoded by the coding sequence GTGGGTGGGCTCAGGAGCCGGATCGGCCCGGCGCTGGTGCTCGACGCGGTGCTGCCCCCGGCCGCCTTCCTGGCCGGACTGGCGGCCGCGCACGGGCGCCCGCTGCCGGGGGTGGCGGCGGCCGTCGGCGCGGCGGTGCTGCTCGCGGCCTTGCGGCTGGCCCGCCGCGAGGGGGTGCGGGCGGTCGCCGCCTCAACCGCCTTCGTGCTGGCGGCGGCGCTGGCGGTGCGGGGCAGCGGGCGGGCGGTGGACTTCTTCCTGCCGGAACTGCTGCTGAACGCGGCGCTCGCACTCTGGTTCGCGCTCTCGCTCGCACTGCGGCGGCCGGCCACCGCCGCGGTGCTGCGGCTGCTCCGGGTGCGCGCCGAGCCGCGCGGGCAGGCGGCGGTGACCGGGGTCTGGCTGGCCTTCTGGTGCCTGCACGTCGCGGTGGAGACGCCGCTCTACCTGGCCGGGCAGGTGTTCTGGCTGGGCCTCACCCGGATCGTGCTCGGGCCGCTGCTCTGGCTCCCGGTCGGGTGGCTGAGTCTGCGGGCGGCTCGGCGCCACCATTGA